ACTTCCACCGTGCCAGCGCGGAAGTTCTTCATCACGCGGTCACGCATGGTCTGGTTCAGGTCACCGTGCAGGCGATCCACGGAATAGCCACGGGCCATGAGAGCATCCGTCACGTCATCCACAGCGCGCTTCGTGTTGCCGAAGACCATCGCGAGACGGGGGTTCTCCATGTCGAGCACACGGCAGAGCACTTCGATCTTCGAACGGCTCATGCACTCGAAGAAACGCTGCTCCACAGAGGGAACGGTGAGCGCCTTGTGCGCGATGCTCACACGCACGGGATTGCGCGTGAAGCTCTCCACCAGCGGGCGGATGGGGCCATCCAGCGTGGCCGAGAAGAACAGGGTCTGGCGATCTTCGGGAAGCAGGGAAACGAGGTTCTCAATGTCCTCGCGGAAGCCCATGTCGAGCATCTCATCGGCTTCATCGAACACGAGCAGCTTGAGGTCATCGAGGATCAGCACGCCCTTCTCGATCAGGTCGTGGATACGACCGGGGGTACCCACCACCACCTGCGCACCGTCCTGGAGGCCGCGAATCTGGCGATGGTACGTGGCGCCGCCATACACCGGCAGGGCGCGGATGCCGCGTTTGAAGGCCGTGAGCTTGTGCACTTCTTCGCACACCTGCATGGCCAGCTCACGCGTGGGACACATGATGAGCGCACGCACACCGCGGTCCCGGGGATCAATCGACTGCACCACGGGAATGGCGAAGGCCATGGTCTTGCCAGAACCCGTCTGGGACTGGCCCACCACGTCGCGGCCCTGAAGTGCCGGCGGAATACCACCCGCCTGAATCGGCGAAGGTTGTTCAAAACCAAGGGCTGTCACCGCCTGGAGAATCTCCGGGGCGAGGCCGAGGTCGGCGAAAAGCGGCTTGTCGGATACGGGGGCCGGGACGGGAACAGGACCGGAACTCTCCTGAGCTATGGGGGCAGGCTGAGGGGCGGGAGCAGGAGCCGACGACTGGGGCACGACCTCCGGGGAGGGGGCGGCTGACGTGGCCTCGGGCTCAGTGCCGGGCTCAAAAGAAGAGTTACTATCCATATTAAAAAGCCCCCACGGTATTTGGGGGTTGCCAAACTCTCACCGATGACGGTATTAGCAAGGTTTTGTTTTTTGGGGAGGAGGGAGCAAGGGAGAAGACGCCATTGAGCGTCTCGCCTCAGGAGCGGAGGCCAGCACGGAGTGGTCCGCACAGTCCCTGTGCGGGTTAATGGCGCGGCCGCGGTTTACTTCGTGTCTCTGCAAATTGGCGCAGGATCAGGGAGCAGCCTCCCCACTGACCGCACAGGGGACTGTGCGGACCACATCGCTCAATACGCCAGCCACGGCCCGAGCCACTTCTCCATGTGCTCCACCGTCTCGCCCTTGCGTTTGGCGTAGTCTTCGATCTGATCCTTGTTGATCTTGCCGACGGCGAAGTAGCGCGCCTCGGGGTGGCCGAAGTACAGGCCACTCACGGCAGCGCCGGGATGCATGGCGTTGCTTTCGGTGAGCGTCACGCCCGTATGGGCAGTGGCGTCCATGAGAGCAAACAAGATGGGCTTCTCGGTATGGTCCGGCTGCGCGGGATAACCCGGTGCGGGACGGATGCCGCGATAGCGCTCGCGGATGAGTTCCTCGTTGCTGAGCTCTTCTGTCTTCTCATAGCCCCACGCGACACGAGCCTGCTTATGCAAGTATTCTGCGGTGGCTTCGGCAAGACGGTCCGCAATGGCCTTGGCCATGATGCTGTTGTAGTCGTCGTGCGCGTTCTTGAAGGTGTCGGCAAACTCGTCTCCTCCGTGGATGCCCACGCAGAAGCCGCCGATGTAGTCCGCGCGACCGCTCTCCTTCGGCGCGACGAAGTCCGCCAGGGCGTAGTTCGGTTTGTCCTTCTTGGGATTTTGCTGGCGCAACGTGTGAAACACGGTGCGCACCTCGGAGCGTGATTCGTCTGTGTACACTTCCACGTCGTCGCCCACACGATTGGCAGGCCAGAACGCGTAGCATGCGCGGATGGTGTAGCGCTTCTCCGCGATGACACGTTGCAGCAACGCGTACGCATCGTTGTAGAGCTTTGCCGCCTCGGGCTCGACCTGTTCCTGGAACTCTGGCAGCGCGCTTTTGAAGCGCTGCTCATCCGGATGCCAGCGACCCCGCAGCTCCCACGTGTGGAAGAACGGCGACCAATCAATGAAGGGCACCACCTCCTCGATGGGCAGCGGGTCATACACCTTCACGCCCGTGAAGGACGGCACGGCGATCTCCTGCGTGGCCCAGTCAAATTGTGATCCCTTCGCGCGGGCCTCGGCAATCGGCAGCAGCTTGCTGGCCTCATCCTTGGCAGCGTACTTCTGGCGCAGGTCGTTATGGCGCTCTTCGTTCTTCTGCACGAAGCCCGCCCGTTGATCTTCGCTGAGCAGTGATGTCATCACGGGCACGGAGCGGGAAGCATCCAGCACATGCACGATGGGATGATCGTACTTCGGGGCGATCTTGATCGCGGTGTGCGCAGCGCTGGTGGTCGCACCGCCGATAAGCAGCGGGAGCTTGAAGCCGTTACGCTTCATCTCGCTGGCGACGTGCACCATCTCATCGAGCGAAGGCGTGATGAGGCCGCTCAGGCCGATGATGTCCGCCTTCTCTTCGACAGCACGCTCAAGAATCTTCTCACAAGCCACCATCACACCGAGGTCGATCACGCGGAAGCCATTGCAGGCCATGACCACGCCCACGATGTTTTTTCCGATGTCGTGCACGTCGCCTTTCACCGTGGCGAGCACGATGGTAGGTGAGGATTCTTCAGCGGCCATTTCCGCCACGGCATCGGCATTGGTCTCCAGGGCCTTGCGGTGGGCGGCAGCGCGAGCTTCGGCCTGCGCCACCTTTTCTGCCTCCATGAACGGTTGCAGATAAGCCACGGCCTTCTTCATCACGCGGGCGCTCTTCACCACCTGTGGCAGGAACATCTTTCCTGCACCGAAAAGGTCACCCACCACGCTCATGCCATCCATGAGAGGACCTTCGATGACCTTCAGCGGCACGCCGAGCTCAGCGCGCGCTTCTTCCGTGTCCTGATCGATGAAGTCCGTGATGCCACGAAGCAGGGCATGCTCCAGCCGCTTCGCCACCGGAGCGTCGCGCCAGGCGAGATCGACTTCCTGCTTCTTGTCACCCTTCTGTCCCTTGAACTGCTCGGCGTAGTCGACCAGGATCTCCGTCGCATCCGGGCGGCGGTTGAGAAGCACGTCCTCCACCTTGACCAACATTTCCTCGGGGACGTCTTCGTACACCTCGAGCATGCCGGCATTCACAATGCCCATGTCCATGCCCGCCTTGATCGCGTGATAGAGGAAGGCGCTGTGCATTGCCTCGCGCACCTTGTTGTTGCCGCGGAAGCTGAAGCTGATGTTGCTCACGCCGCCGCTCACTTTCGCGCCGGGCAGGTTCTGCTTGATCCACCGCGTGGCGTTGATGAAGTCGAGCGCGTAGTTGTTGTGCTCCTCCATCCCCGTGGCCACGGTGAGGATGTTCGGGTCAAAGATGATGTCCTGCGGGTTGAAGCCCACTTCGTCCACGAGAATGCGGTAGGCACGCTCGCAGATGCGGATCTTGTCCTCGTAGGTCGCGGCCTGGCCCTGCTCATCGAAGGCCATCACCACCGTCGCGGCGCCGTACTGGTTGATGACGCGGGCATGATCCTTGAAGATCTCCTCGCCTTCCTTCAGCGAGATGGAGTTCACGATGCCCTTGCCCTGGAGGCACTTCAGACCGGCCTCGATGACCTCCCACTTCGAGGAGTCCACCATGATCGGTACCTTCGCGATTTCAGGTTCGGCGGCCAGCAGTTGCAGGAACCGCGTCATCATGGTCACGCCCTCGATGAGGCCTTCGTCCATGCAGACGTCGATGACATTGGCACCATTCTCCACCTGCTGGCGGGCGATGGCGACCGCGTCCTCCAACTTGTTCTCTTTGATGAGCTTGGCGAACTTGGGCGAGCCCGCCACGTTCGTGCGCTCGCCGATCATGAGGTAGTTCGCCTCTTTCGCCAGCGTGAAGGCATCACTGCCACTCAGGCGCATGAGGGGCTCGATTTCCGGAATGGGGCGGGGCTCAAAACGCTCCACCGCCTTGGCGATGGCCGCAATGTGGTCCGGCGTGTTGCCGCAGCAACCACCCGCGATGTTCACCAGCTTCCCACCGGCAAAATCCGTGAGGTACTCACCCATGTGCTGCGGCTCAAGGTCGAAGCCGGTGGGCGTGAGCGGGTTGGGCATGCCCGCGTTCGGGTAGCAGGAGACGAAGGTGTCCGCACGGGTGGATAGCTCCTCCAAGAAGGGGCGCATCTTGTCCGGACCGAGGGAACAGTTCAGCCCGATCGACAGGAGCTTGTGCTGCCGCACTGAATTCCACAGAGCCTCGACCTTCTGCGCCGAGATCATGGTCTCGCCACCGAGACCCACCGCTGCGGAAACCTGGATGGGAAGGCGAAGCTTGTCCTCGTCAAAGACCTGCTCGATGGCGACCAGTGCCGCCTTGGCATTCAGGGCATCGAAGATGGTCTCCACCAGCAGAGTGTCGCAGCCGCCAGCAATGAGGGCGCGGACCTGGCGTCGGTAGTCCTCCACCACCTGATCGAAGGTCACGACGCGAAATCCGGCGTCATCCGCATCGGGAGACACTGAGAGCGAGACCGTGAGCGGCCCGATGGCGCCGGCCACGTAGCGCTTGCGGCCCGTGTCCGAGCCAATCTTGTCCGCCCATTCGCGACAGAGGCGCGCGGACTGGAAATTGATGTCCCAAGCAAGCTCCTCAAGGAACTTATCATCAAGGACTTCCTGATAGAAGGCGGCGTCCTTGCGACCCTTGCCAGTCTCACGGGGATCCTCCTTGAAGAACTCGCTCTGGGCGATGCTGGAGCCGGAGAACGTGTTCGTCTCGATCATGTCCGCCCCCGCCACGAGGAAGCGCTTGTGGATGTCTCCGATGACATCCGGCCGGGTCAGGGAAAGGATGTCCCCGTTGTTCTTCAGGTCTTTGGGGGCATCCTTGAAACGTTCACCGCGGGTGTCCGCCTCGGTCAGACCATAGCCGCGGATGGTGGTGCCCATGGCTCCATCGATGACCATAATGCGGCGGCTGAGCTCTTTACGGAGTTCTTCAGTGGCATCGGGTTGGGCGGGCATGGGAGGGGGATGTTAGAACCGGCGGCGGAGGCTTTCAAGTACGTATCAACGCATCATGATAGGAAGATACGAATAGGAGCTGACGAAAGCCCGAAGGATTCCGTAAAAAGACAAAAGTTGGCCAAACGAACTATCGTTTTGGAAGTCGTTGGTTTTCAGCGAACGAACGGGTGAATTCCTGACAAGGCGGCAACTTGTCGTGGTGAATCGGGCGATGAGGGAAGTGCGCATACGAGCAGCGGGCAAGTCCTGCACAGAGTATTCCATGAGATGGCGAAGAAGCTAGTCTCATTTGCTCGATAATCCCGTTGAACACACCGTTAAACTAAATGCGGCGATTGAGGTGCTAGTGCATTGTCGAAGAGGTGACAAAGGGTTCCGACCATGGGCTCGAAACGGTGGGGCAGGTGGGTCCGATTGGACGCGGCGGACGGGAGTCACACGGATAGGAGTTATGCGCAATTTGGGATCATTATATAAAGCATTTCACATAACGTCGCGGCTCCCTCCGTGAGTGACGCAATTGTGACCGGATTGCAGGTTGATTTTCGAGGCCTTGATCAGCGTGGAACGCCCATTCCATGCGGGAAGGAGGGACTTTGTGAAAAATTTCACAAATTAGCCTTGCACCCATTTCCCAGTCCGGTTAAGTCATAACCCCCGCCATTGTTTCGGGCCCCTGATCTCACGCTTATGCTTCCCGCCGAGAATCTAACTTTTTCGATGCCCGTCATGCTGGCTGAAGTAGGCGCGGCTGCGAGCCCGGTTTTTCCGGGCCTCAGCTTCCTGAGTTTCATCACCAGTTCCACCTTGGTGGCGCTCATCGTACTCGGAGTGCTGCTCTGGCTGTCCAAGAAAGCAACCACCGGCATGCAGTTGGTGCCGCACAAGGCGCAAAACTTTTTTGAGTTTCTGGTGGAAGGTCTCTATGGCCGCGTAGAAGCCATCGTGGGTGCCAAGCTTGCGCCGAAAGCGTTCCCTCTGCTGGCAACGCTGTTCCTCTTCATCCTTGTTTCAAACTGGTTCGGCCTTGTTCCTGGAGTCGGCACCATTGGCTGGGGCAAAGGCACGGGCCCACTTACCATCGGCACTGGCGCCCATGACATGGTGAACCCCGTTCTGCGTCCTCCGACAGGCGACCTGAACATGACCATCGGCCTCGCGCTGACCGCGTTTATCGTCTGGCTCTTCATCACGCTCAAAGAAATCGGCGTGTGGGGCTTCGTGGTTCACACTTTCGGACCCAAAGGTGGTCTGAAAGGCTTCATGGGGTTCGTGGTTGGTCTCGTGTTCCTCTTCGTCGGCGCCATCGAGTTGGTGTCCATCGCGATGCGCCCGCTGACCCTCTCCGTGCGTCTCTACGGGAACATCTATGCCGGTGAAAGCGTGCTTCACGCCATGAGCAGCATGATGGACAACTCCGGCCCGGTCTTGAGCTTCCTGGGCAGCGTGCTTCTCCCGATTCCCTTCTACTTCATGGAACTGCTGGTGGGCCTGCTGCAGGCCATGGTGTTCACCCTCCTCTGCGCGGTGTACATCCAGCTCTCCACTACTCACGACGACCACGGTCATGAGGAAGGACACGGCAGCCATCATTAAACTTTGAG
The window above is part of the Roseimicrobium gellanilyticum genome. Proteins encoded here:
- the metH gene encoding methionine synthase — protein: MPAQPDATEELRKELSRRIMVIDGAMGTTIRGYGLTEADTRGERFKDAPKDLKNNGDILSLTRPDVIGDIHKRFLVAGADMIETNTFSGSSIAQSEFFKEDPRETGKGRKDAAFYQEVLDDKFLEELAWDINFQSARLCREWADKIGSDTGRKRYVAGAIGPLTVSLSVSPDADDAGFRVVTFDQVVEDYRRQVRALIAGGCDTLLVETIFDALNAKAALVAIEQVFDEDKLRLPIQVSAAVGLGGETMISAQKVEALWNSVRQHKLLSIGLNCSLGPDKMRPFLEELSTRADTFVSCYPNAGMPNPLTPTGFDLEPQHMGEYLTDFAGGKLVNIAGGCCGNTPDHIAAIAKAVERFEPRPIPEIEPLMRLSGSDAFTLAKEANYLMIGERTNVAGSPKFAKLIKENKLEDAVAIARQQVENGANVIDVCMDEGLIEGVTMMTRFLQLLAAEPEIAKVPIMVDSSKWEVIEAGLKCLQGKGIVNSISLKEGEEIFKDHARVINQYGAATVVMAFDEQGQAATYEDKIRICERAYRILVDEVGFNPQDIIFDPNILTVATGMEEHNNYALDFINATRWIKQNLPGAKVSGGVSNISFSFRGNNKVREAMHSAFLYHAIKAGMDMGIVNAGMLEVYEDVPEEMLVKVEDVLLNRRPDATEILVDYAEQFKGQKGDKKQEVDLAWRDAPVAKRLEHALLRGITDFIDQDTEEARAELGVPLKVIEGPLMDGMSVVGDLFGAGKMFLPQVVKSARVMKKAVAYLQPFMEAEKVAQAEARAAAHRKALETNADAVAEMAAEESSPTIVLATVKGDVHDIGKNIVGVVMACNGFRVIDLGVMVACEKILERAVEEKADIIGLSGLITPSLDEMVHVASEMKRNGFKLPLLIGGATTSAAHTAIKIAPKYDHPIVHVLDASRSVPVMTSLLSEDQRAGFVQKNEERHNDLRQKYAAKDEASKLLPIAEARAKGSQFDWATQEIAVPSFTGVKVYDPLPIEEVVPFIDWSPFFHTWELRGRWHPDEQRFKSALPEFQEQVEPEAAKLYNDAYALLQRVIAEKRYTIRACYAFWPANRVGDDVEVYTDESRSEVRTVFHTLRQQNPKKDKPNYALADFVAPKESGRADYIGGFCVGIHGGDEFADTFKNAHDDYNSIMAKAIADRLAEATAEYLHKQARVAWGYEKTEELSNEELIRERYRGIRPAPGYPAQPDHTEKPILFALMDATAHTGVTLTESNAMHPGAAVSGLYFGHPEARYFAVGKINKDQIEDYAKRKGETVEHMEKWLGPWLAY
- the atpB gene encoding F0F1 ATP synthase subunit A translates to MLAEVGAAASPVFPGLSFLSFITSSTLVALIVLGVLLWLSKKATTGMQLVPHKAQNFFEFLVEGLYGRVEAIVGAKLAPKAFPLLATLFLFILVSNWFGLVPGVGTIGWGKGTGPLTIGTGAHDMVNPVLRPPTGDLNMTIGLALTAFIVWLFITLKEIGVWGFVVHTFGPKGGLKGFMGFVVGLVFLFVGAIELVSIAMRPLTLSVRLYGNIYAGESVLHAMSSMMDNSGPVLSFLGSVLLPIPFYFMELLVGLLQAMVFTLLCAVYIQLSTTHDDHGHEEGHGSHH